One genomic window of Acidobacteriota bacterium includes the following:
- a CDS encoding aldo/keto reductase: MGTMTFGTQTDEKEAFRILDASLDAGINFFDTAENYPVPPDIKYGGLTEEIVGRWMKTKDRDSIILATKVCGPSHGWIKGSQRAGMTALDRHNIRRAVEASLTRLQTDYIDLYQTHWPDHGIAYDETMETLDELCREGLVRIVGCSNEDAWGLMKSIAASERTGSVRYQTIQNNFSLNNRRFEDALSKVCREEGVSLIPYSPIGGGVLSGKYQNGATPEGARFSRYINLGGRHTAMAQRFVNEKSLAATERYMAIAKEAGISVVTLATAWSKQHDFVASTIVGASKFDQLADILAAIDLELSPETMKACDQVTKDILYPMG; the protein is encoded by the coding sequence ATGGGCACGATGACCTTCGGCACGCAGACCGACGAGAAAGAAGCCTTCCGCATCCTCGACGCCAGCCTCGATGCGGGCATCAACTTTTTCGACACGGCCGAGAACTACCCCGTTCCACCCGACATCAAGTATGGCGGCCTGACGGAAGAGATCGTCGGCCGGTGGATGAAGACGAAAGACCGCGACTCAATCATCCTCGCCACCAAGGTCTGCGGGCCGTCGCATGGCTGGATCAAGGGATCGCAGCGCGCCGGCATGACGGCGCTCGACCGCCACAATATCCGCCGCGCCGTCGAGGCGAGCCTGACCCGTCTGCAGACGGACTATATCGACCTCTACCAGACGCATTGGCCCGACCACGGCATCGCCTATGACGAGACGATGGAAACCCTCGACGAGCTTTGCCGCGAAGGCCTCGTGCGGATCGTCGGCTGCTCGAACGAGGACGCCTGGGGACTGATGAAGTCCATTGCGGCGTCCGAACGGACCGGCAGCGTGCGCTACCAGACGATCCAGAACAACTTCTCGCTCAACAACCGCCGCTTCGAGGACGCCCTCTCGAAAGTCTGCCGCGAGGAAGGTGTGAGCCTGATCCCCTATTCCCCGATCGGCGGCGGCGTCCTGTCCGGCAAGTACCAGAACGGGGCGACGCCGGAAGGCGCGCGTTTCTCGCGCTATATCAATCTCGGCGGCCGCCACACCGCGATGGCGCAGCGCTTCGTCAACGAGAAATCACTGGCCGCGACCGAGCGCTACATGGCGATTGCCAAGGAGGCCGGCATCAGCGTGGTGACGCTGGCAACGGCTTGGTCGAAGCAGCATGACTTCGTGGCCTCGACCATTGTGGGCGCCTCGAAGTTCGATCAGTTGGCGGATATTCTGGCCGCCATTGATCTCGAGCTCTCACCGGAAACGATGAAAGCCTGCGACCAAGTGACGAAGGACATCCTCTACCCGATGGGCTGA